A single Candidatus Aminicenantes bacterium DNA region contains:
- a CDS encoding PTS sugar transporter subunit IIA, with the protein MANVDQEKASKFLRMIKRSTQGRLKIYLGYCAGVGKTYRMLQEGHKLKNEGIDVVVGFVETHGRAEVSKLLEGLEIIPRTVREYKGMKVEEMDVDALLTRKPAVALVDELAHNNVPESRNNKRYQDVQEILASGIHVITTLNVQHMESLFNTVEKFVGVKVWERLPDSVIGEADQIVNVDLTPEDLRKRLEEGRIYKEDKIQTALKNFFTQSNLEKLRELTLRELAAQIDTRRKDPESDESTAMPDQIMVCLSSRGPNSDLLLRYASRFAGRLNKNWYALYVQTAAEDPLHITVQTQNALAHTLTLAKQLGAIVFTYKGEDLASTILRFAREYHIGHIIIGTPNRISLFQRLRFKKTLSERLIQEANGINVVVANIQHSHSALEGFTAENSPRIPAKKIRLSDFLSENHILIWERLALKEEVLRDLSRIACSSDEEYQGIFTRLLLREKESSTFFNEGVAFPHLRLEDDSLPKIALGILHQGIADVATMEPIRLVFLIVTSMRQSDIQAKLLAAASKLASNKPLVGILLAAKNPETAFNEINKWGN; encoded by the coding sequence ATGGCCAACGTGGACCAGGAAAAAGCAAGTAAATTTCTGCGCATGATCAAGCGTTCCACCCAAGGCCGCCTGAAGATCTATCTCGGCTACTGCGCCGGAGTCGGCAAGACCTACCGCATGCTCCAGGAGGGACACAAGCTGAAAAACGAGGGGATCGACGTGGTGGTCGGGTTTGTGGAAACCCATGGCCGGGCGGAAGTCAGCAAACTCCTTGAAGGACTCGAGATCATTCCACGGACGGTCAGGGAATACAAGGGAATGAAAGTGGAAGAAATGGACGTGGACGCGCTGCTGACCAGAAAACCTGCCGTGGCGCTGGTCGATGAACTTGCCCATAACAACGTGCCAGAGAGCCGAAACAACAAACGTTACCAGGATGTTCAGGAAATCCTAGCCAGCGGCATCCATGTGATCACCACATTGAACGTTCAGCACATGGAAAGCCTTTTCAATACGGTTGAAAAGTTTGTCGGAGTCAAAGTATGGGAAAGGCTTCCCGATTCGGTGATCGGCGAAGCAGACCAGATCGTCAATGTCGACCTGACCCCGGAGGACCTGAGAAAAAGGCTCGAGGAAGGCAGAATATATAAGGAAGACAAAATTCAGACAGCTCTAAAAAACTTTTTTACCCAGTCCAATCTGGAAAAGCTCAGGGAACTGACGCTGCGGGAATTGGCCGCCCAGATCGATACCCGCCGCAAGGATCCCGAAAGCGACGAGAGCACGGCCATGCCCGATCAGATCATGGTATGCCTGAGTTCGCGCGGCCCGAACAGCGACCTTTTGCTCCGCTATGCCTCGCGCTTTGCCGGCCGGCTCAACAAAAACTGGTATGCGCTGTATGTCCAGACGGCGGCGGAAGATCCGCTGCACATCACCGTTCAAACCCAGAACGCCTTGGCCCATACCCTGACACTGGCCAAGCAACTGGGGGCAATCGTTTTCACCTACAAGGGCGAGGACCTGGCCAGCACCATCCTCCGCTTCGCCCGCGAATATCACATCGGGCATATTATCATCGGAACTCCGAATCGGATCTCACTCTTCCAGAGACTGCGCTTTAAAAAAACCCTTTCTGAAAGGTTGATCCAAGAAGCGAATGGCATCAATGTCGTCGTAGCGAACATCCAGCACAGTCATTCCGCTCTGGAAGGATTTACGGCAGAAAATTCACCGCGCATCCCGGCTAAAAAGATTAGGTTAAGCGACTTCCTATCAGAAAATCACATCCTTATCTGGGAGCGCCTGGCCTTGAAGGAAGAGGTATTGCGAGACCTGTCCAGGATCGCCTGCAGTTCGGATGAAGAATACCAGGGAATATTCACCCGCCTGCTGCTCAGGGAAAAAGAAAGTTCGACATTTTTCAACGAAGGGGTAGCCTTCCCCCACCTCAGGTTGGAAGATGATTCACTCCCTAAGATCGCCCTGGGCATCCTCCATCAGGGGATCGCCGATGTGGCCACGATGGAGCCGATTCGGCTGGTCTTTCTCATCGTCACATCCATGCGCCAGAGCGATATCCAGGCAAAGCTGCTGGCCGCCGCCAGCAAGCTGGCCAGTAACAAACCCCTGGTCGGAATTCTGCTTGCGGCAAAAAATCCAGAAACGGCCTTTAATGAAATAAACAAATGGGGAAATTGA
- a CDS encoding homocysteine S-methyltransferase family protein: protein MDSLLSRVGRGQVLLADGAIGSLLMARGLPGGQAPESINLAHPEVLEEIARLYLEAGADIVQTNTFGASPLKLAAYGLDGQTDAINEKAVQAVRRAIGDKAFVSASCGPSGRILKPYGDTDAGELFDSFRAQMKALVNAGVDMICIETMSDLGEARLAVEAARSVDRALPVAATMTFEATARGFFTIMGVTIEKACRELATAGADLVGSNCGNGSRLMVAIAREFRKFTALPLLIQANAGVPELRDGVVRYPETPEFMAATVPELIAAGSAVIGGCCGTTPDHTRAMRRAVDGELQKRHGGNAE, encoded by the coding sequence ATGGATTCCCTCCTTTCCCGGGTCGGGCGCGGCCAGGTCCTGCTGGCCGACGGGGCGATCGGGTCCCTGCTCATGGCGCGCGGACTGCCCGGGGGGCAAGCCCCGGAGAGCATCAACCTGGCCCATCCCGAAGTGCTGGAAGAGATCGCCCGGCTCTACCTGGAGGCCGGGGCCGACATCGTCCAGACCAACACCTTCGGCGCTTCGCCGCTGAAACTGGCCGCTTACGGCCTCGACGGGCAAACGGACGCCATCAATGAAAAAGCCGTGCAGGCGGTACGGCGAGCGATCGGGGACAAGGCTTTCGTTTCCGCCTCGTGCGGCCCCAGCGGCCGGATCCTCAAGCCGTACGGCGATACGGATGCAGGGGAGCTATTCGACAGTTTTCGCGCGCAAATGAAAGCCCTGGTCAACGCCGGCGTCGACATGATCTGCATTGAAACCATGTCCGACCTGGGCGAAGCGCGACTGGCCGTCGAGGCGGCGCGCAGCGTAGACCGGGCCCTCCCGGTGGCGGCCACCATGACCTTCGAAGCCACGGCGCGTGGTTTTTTCACTATCATGGGCGTGACCATCGAGAAAGCCTGCCGGGAGCTGGCAACGGCCGGGGCCGATTTGGTCGGTTCCAATTGCGGCAACGGCAGCCGGCTGATGGTGGCCATCGCCAGGGAGTTCAGGAAATTTACCGCCCTGCCGCTGCTGATCCAGGCCAACGCCGGGGTTCCCGAACTGCGCGACGGCGTCGTGCGCTATCCCGAGACCCCCGAATTCATGGCCGCGACGGTCCCCGAGTTGATCGCGGCCGGGTCAGCGGTGATCGGCGGCTGCTGCGGCACCACGCCCGATCATACCCGGGCCATGCGCCGGGCCGTGGATGGCGAGCTGCAGAAGCGGCATGGTGGCAATGCAGAATGA